One stretch of Bombus pascuorum chromosome 14, iyBomPasc1.1, whole genome shotgun sequence DNA includes these proteins:
- the LOC132914353 gene encoding axotactin isoform X3 — MIDHKRWIFRILVWAYVYAIVSANLTDSSEIDLSNEMDTSTTTKRTFPDRCLVKTEPGPCKQYVQKWTFIKSEGKCKTFLYGGCLGNENRFNSEVECLHHCVGGPEHTLPPYLITKGSVYTSSTATTNTLPSTTAITPRPTFAPPEPTKPPVPKYKRGKELTFMESGYEKTFMFAQSNTFIQLDGSGIKPFQLRLCREISFKFRTKLPHGLLVYHSVKDRPESLDPYALYVIVEKGQLKVVHVFGKRSTSLTVGEGLNRDEWHSVLVRIDVHGAKLIARVDDKQEETTVEVLEHAVNYGVSEELASVVLIGGLSSEERLHGVKYIIESFVGCIRDMVLSSGKSASDLLPIQPLIATKHENVKEGCIDKCRTRENLCFISSQCVNHYNSLTCDCFGTKYEGERCDVYTATILTLRGSSYVSFRVYDWKDRVHSSVNRISLAFKTKWDDSALFYASGEIDGTPHYIAAYIMNGSVHVALDFGHKSKITTKLGDYITSNHWNNLTIFHNGSLVFVSLDDEIKVLEIPGENYNMIIDPEIYIGGGPELHKKKGLRSYNNFAGSLKYVFFNDKSIIYELKRSNPMVHYIGVLAPEYYEADVDVIPITYPFADSHIWWPIARTDSLKLSFDFKSSKPVAVVASGNVTSNHSLGYWELRVINDEIRFLLIPVLTENITVSTAVKFPPYNTSWHAVELNYTRGELSVLVDYRNKHSKLFSMAFELGDKVIIGSGKSNAGLVGCMREIQVNDERIEPRHVINTDRVIGEVALDNCQFVDPCTRPNTCEHQGKCSVTEDRITCDCTGTGYIGKNCHFTVHRKTCEELALLGYTQDRAYTIDIDGNGRFPPANVKCEFQSIEDSTKTIVEHNLPSQVDVRSTAESDFSFDIKYREFTAEMLQELISHSLYCSQYIKYDCYKAPLELHSATWFISSKGTTVDYIGNVTRGSCPCGMNRTCVDANLSCNCDVLAGTAGKWLSDEGFYERPDSLGITSMVFLQQKDLEDDAQGRITLGPLECVETNTQKYVVTFTTSQSYIEVPGWRKGDIAFSFRTTGEEAILLYQPPIRSNYPSFMVALTSEFRLTFNFTLNTGTIRELEVQSIRKLNNGDWHKIWIDYNDYHVRFMINTDYQMVELLPEEEFGPFEGSMFIGGATAEHLRTSSVRQGLIGCFRGLVVNGEILDIHSYMSVHLSEIIKDCKPSCQPNKCQNGARCVELWSNFECVCENKWAHLGTYCETNINNKALTFTSQGAFLKKNYFGKDEESEETVLLKSILLQNILINLRTYDTHSLILYANDHLNNFAHLYISNGTSIVYLFNAGNEIKNITVEYPGVNTGISIQIAIIRNEKSTTLHVNEYNSTLNATPVLLDTYSNKPWINPEKEVLAPQRPPAPPSNYFQVNLGGFDSNDLLRFGKEDMQIKGYVGCLRGLMIGEYLVDLPSLANEANHEGSKGVLPNCQMKCDATPCKNNGTCTEDFGRQEFSCNCELTSYFGEHCADEKGADFSGESVLQREFDPVDKVNQVKVQLAFSTNDVQQHTMVLLLLQTENKNYYLLVALSSQGRLIFEENREGSTYEIRLRAGIFARGNRHSIYYVRDNNTTTLLIDRQPMQMVPIPVLKPREDEDNSPGVTEIQLGGLNTTDSRFSGNEYKGYTGCLSNVVVSINGGPSMKPLEEYMLFTKQGSETVRATILAGVRSAQCAVFHTEPRGPEPPRNDSVDRNRSWMEDPPKRNLYKSQYSNATQEEQGAGTYIFIALCCVFVTAVIGCIYEVWRSARKDRRRRREAGIAGSPVLSSSGSQRWQSQQYTDQLAGAVKTVGFKNVTEDEKRPNGTHKSVAKEYKSLANAESKDLINDKRVHIKADEEPERKELLGSMEDLQEEPELEECEEEEATEEEEEEKGDDFKEQNPDEEERHQLKGEHTDDKDFVKSAITLNDIGQRTTVKNFSADSARRFIFNLQPIYLPDDRRIFGCPLNYVGIGEYHSRNRNSVESVLSLD; from the exons ATGATCGACCACAAAAGATGGATCTTCAGAATCCTCGTTTGGGCATACGTTTACGCGATCGTTTCAGCGAATTTAACAGATTCGTCAGAGATCGATCTGTCCAACGAAATGGACACGTCCACTACCACGAAGAGAACGTTTCCTGACAGATGTCTCGTGAAAACTGAACCAGGACCATGCAAGCAGTACGTTCAGAAATGGACGTTCATCAAGTCTGAAGGGAAATGCAAGACTTTTCTTTACGGTGGCTGCTTAGGAAACGAGAATCGTTTCAATTCGGAAGTTGAATGTCTTCACCATTGCGTGGGTGGTCCTGAAC ATACACTGCCACCTTATTTGATCACAAAGGGAAGCGTATATACATCGAGCACTGCAACCACGAACACACTGCCTTCTACCACCGCCATCACTCCACGACCAACGTTTGCACCACCGGAACCAACGAAACCACCTGTACCAAAGTACAAAAGAGGAAAG GAACTAACTTTCATGGAGTCTGGCTACGAGAAGACTTTTATGTTCGCGCAAAGTAACACGTTTATTCAGCTGGACGGTAGCGGTATAAAACCTTTTCAACTTCG ACTGTGTCGCGAGATATCCTTCAAATTTCGCACGAAATTACCCCATGGTCTACTGGTCTACCACAGCGTGAAGGATCGACCAGAGAGCTTAGACCCTTATGCTCTGTACGTGATCGTAGAGAAGGGCCAGCTGAAAGTGGTGCACGTGTTCGGAAAGCGGTCAACCAGCTTGACCGTCGGCGAGGGGTTGAACAGGGACGAATGGCATAGCGTTCTGGTGAGAATCGACGTCCACGGAGCGAAATTGATCGCCAGGGTGGACGATAAACAGGAGGAGACGACGGTCGAAGTTCTGGAGCACGCAGTCAATTACGGAGTGTCCGAAGAACTCGCGTCTGTCGTTCTTATTGGAG GGTTGAGTTCCGAGGAGAGACTGCACGGCGTGAAGTATATAATAGAATCGTTTGTTGGCTGCATAAGAGATATGGTTCTCAGCTCGGGCAAATCGGCCAGCGATTTGTTGCCCATTCAGCCTCTGATTGCCACGAAGCACGAAAATGTGAAAGAGGGCTGCATAGACAA atgTAGAACACGAGAGAATCTCTGTTTCATCTCGAGTCAATGTGTGAACCACTATAACAGTTTAACTTGCGACTGCTTTGGGACGAAGTACGAAGGAGAACGATGCGATGTATACA CGGCCACGATCTTAACATTAAGAGGTTCTTCATACGTCTCGTTCCGCGTTTACGACTGGAAAGACAGAGTTCACTCGTCTGTGAACAGGATAAGCCTTGCATTCAAG acAAAATGGGACGACTCGGCTTTATTTTACGCGTCTGGTGAAATCGATGGGACACCACACTACATAGCAGCATACATCATGAACGGATCAGTTCACGTTGCATTAGATTTCGGCCACAAGTCAAAGATCACGACTAAACTAGGCGATTATATCACCTCGAACCATTGGAATAatttaacgatatttcataatgGATCTTTGGTCTTCGTTAGTTTGGACGATGAAATCAAAGTGCTTGAAATTCCTGGCGAGAATTATAATATGATCATCGATCCTGAGATATACATTGGCGGTGGTCCTGAATTGCACAAGAAGAAAGGCCTTCgatcgtataataattttgcag GTTCGCTGAAGTACGTTTTCTTCAACGACAAGTCCATTATTTATGAGTTGAAACGTTCCAACCCCATGGTGCATTATATCGGTGTATTGGCGCCAGAGTATTACGAGGCAGATGTTGATGTGATTCCAATAACGTATCCGTTCGCGGACAGCCACATTTGGTGGCCAATAGCACGCACCGATTCCCTTAAACTCAGCTTCGACTTCAAAAGTTCGAAACCGGTGGCTGTGGTCGCGTCGGGGAATGTGACAAGTAATCATAGTCTTGGATACTGGGAG CTGCGCGTGATAAACGACGAAATTCGCTTTCTACTGATCCCGGTGTTAACGGAGAACATCACGGTCTCGACCGCCGTCAAATTTCCCCCTTACAATACCTCTTGGCACGCGGTCGAATTGAATTACACGAGAGGAGAGCTCAGTGTCCTGGTGGATTATCGGAACAAACACAGCAAACTCTTCTCCATGGCGTTCGAATTGGGCGACAAAGTTATCATCGGAAGTGGAAAAAGCAACGCGG GTCTGGTTGGATGTATGCGTGAAATACAGGTGAACGACGAGAGAATAGAACCTAGACACGTGATCAATACCGATAGAGTGATCGGCGAGGTAGCCTTGGATAATTGCCAATTCGTCGATCCTTGTACCAGGCCGAACACTTGTGAACATCAGGGGAAATGTTCGGTGACAGAGGACAGAATTACTTGTGACTGTACAGGCACTGGCTACATCGGGAAAAATTGTCACTTTA cTGTACACAGAAAAACCTGTGAAGAACTAGCGTTATTGGGATATACCCAGGACAGAGCTTACACGATCGACATCGATGGAAACGGTAGATTCCCTCCTGCGAATGTAAAGTGTGAATTCCAGTCTATCGAGGACTCGACAAAGACTATAGTAGAACACAATCTACCCTCACAAGTCGATGTTAGATCCACTGCAGAATCCGATTTCTCTTTCGACATCAAATACAGAGAGTTCACTGCAGAGATGCTACAAGAATTGATCTCACATTCGTTGTATTGTAGTCAGTACATCAAGTACGATTGCTACAAAGCGCCATTGGAATTGCATAGTGCTACATGGTTTATTAGCTCGAAAGGAACCACCGTAGACTACATAGGAAATGTGACTAGGGGATCCTGTCCTTGTGGAA TGAACAGGACATGCGTCGATGCAAATCTAAGCTGTAACTGTGATGTTCTCGCCGGAACCGCAGGAAAATGGCTGTCTGACGAAGGATTCTACGAAAGACCAGACTCCTTGGGCATCACCAGTATGGTGTTTTTGCAACAAAAAGATCTCGAAGACGATGCACAGGGACGAATTACCTTGGGACCGTTAGAATGTGTCGAAACTA ATACACAGAAATACGTCGTCACTTTCACGACCTCGCAATCATACATCGAAGTGCCTGGTTGGAGAAAAGGAGATATAGCATTCAGTTTTCGAACAACTGGAGAAGAGGCCATTCTTTTGTATCAACCACCAATTAGAAGCAATTATCCATCCTTCATGGTTGCTTTGACTTCAGAATTTCGATTGACGTTTAACTTCACTCTAAATACTGGTACTATCAGAGAGTTAGAGGTGCAGAGCATAAGAAAATTGAACAATGGCGACTGGCATAAAATCTGGATCGACTATAATGATTATCACGTCAGATTCATGATCAACACCGACTATCAAATGGTTGAGTTGTTACCTGAAGAAGAGTTTGGGCCATTCGAAGGTTCTATGTTTATTGGCGGAGCCACTGC AGAACACTTGAGGACTTCTTCAGTTCGTCAAGGACTCATCGGCTGTTTCCGTGGTTTGGTTGTGAATGGGGAGATTTTAGACATTCACAGCTACATGTCGGTCCACCTATCCGAGATCATAAAGGACTGCAAACCCTCCTGTCAACCGAACAAGTGTCAGAACGGTGCCAGATGTGTAGAACTGTGGAGCAACTTCGAGTGCGTCTGCGAGAACAAATGGGCTCACCTTGGCACCTATTGCGAAACGA ATATAAACAACAAGGCCTTGACATTCACTTCCCAAGGTGCGTTTctcaaaaagaattactttgGTAAGGACGAAGAAAGCGAAGAAACAGTATTGTTGAAGAGTATactgttacaaaatattctgaTCAACTTGAGGACATATGATACTCATTCGTTGATCTTGTATGCGAATGatcatttgaataattttgctCATCTTTACATCTCGAATGGCACCAGTATAGTGTATCTGTTCAACGCTGGTAATGAGATTAAGAACATCACCGTGGAATATCCAG GTGTGAACACAGGAATTTCGATCCAAATCGCAATAATTCGGAACGAAAAATCAACGACACTTCACGTGAACGAGTACAACTCTACTCTAAACGCCACTCCAGTCTTGCTAGACACGTACTCGAATAAACCTTGGATAAATCCAGAAAAGGAAGTACTGGCACCTCAGAGGCCACCAGCGCCGCCCAGCAATTACTTCCAG GTGAATCTAGGAGGCTTCGATTCGAATGATCTGCTGAGGTTCGGCAAAGAAGATATGCAAATTAAGGGATACGTCGGCTGTCTCCGTGGATTGATGATCGGAGAATATCTAGTTGATTTGCCTAGCCTTGCGAACGAGGCTAATCACGAGGGTAGCAAAGGAGTGCTACCTAATTGTCAGATGAAATGTGACGCTACCCCGTGCAAGAACAACGGAACTTGTACGGAAGATTTTGGAAGACAGGAGTTTTCTTGTAACTGTGAATTGACGTCGTACTTTGGGGAACATTGTGCTGATG AAAAGGGAGCAGACTTCAGTGGCGAGAGTGTTCTGCAGCGCGAGTTCGACCCGGTTGACAAAGTGAACCAAGTGAAGGTTCAATTAGCATTCTCAACTAACGATGTTCAACAACATACCATGGTTCTTCTACTATTACAAACAGAAAATAA AAACTACTACTTGCTGGTTGCTTTGTCGTCACAAGGTAGGCTGATTTTTGAAGAAAACAGAGAAGGCTCCACATATGAAATACGTTTACGTGCAGGAATCTTCGCACGTGGAAACCGACACAGCATTTACTATGTTCGAGATAATAATACAACCACGCTTCTG ATCGATCGCCAACCGATGCAAATGGTACCAATACCAGTGTTGAAGCCGAGAGAAGACGAGGACAATAGTCCAGGCGTGACAGAGATTCAACTAGGCGGTCTGAACACGACAGATTCTCGATTCAGCGGCAATGAATACAAGGGATACACCGGCTGTCTGAGCA ACGTCGTGGTATCGATCAACGGGGGACCTAGCATGAAACCGCTCGAGGAATATATGCTATTTACGAAACAGGGCAGCGAAACGGTCAGGGCGACGATACTTGCTGGGGTGAGGAGCGCCCAGTGCGCGGTCTTTCACACGGAACCACGTGGCCCTGAACCACCCAGAAACGATAGCGTT GATCGCAACAGATCCTGGATGGAGGATCCTCCGAAGaggaatttatataaatcgcAGTATTCCAACGCGACACAGGAGGAACAAGGTGCTGGTACTTACATCTTCATCGCATTGTGTTGCGTATTCGTTACCGCGGTGATCGGCTGCATCTATGAAGTTTGGCGAAGCGCAAGAAAAGATCGACGTCGAAGACGCGAAGCCGGGATCGCTGGCTCGCCCGTACTTTCATCCTCCGGATCTCAAAGATGGCAATCTCAACAATATACGGATCAACTAGCTGGTGCCGTGAAAACGGTAGGCTTCAAGAACGTGACGGAAGATGAGAAAAGACCAAATGGCACACATAAGTCCGTGGCGAAAGAGTATAAATCGCTGGCCAACGCGGAGTCGAAAGacttaattaacgataaaaggGTTCATATTAAAG CAGATGAAGAACCAGAGAGGAAGGAGCTCCTAGGG TCGATGGAAGATCTGCAGGAGGAGCCGGAACTGGAAGAATGCGAAGAAGAGGAGGCGactgaagaagaagaagaagaaaaaggagacgATTTCAAAGAACAGAATCCAGATGAGGAGGAGAGACATCAGTTGAAAGGAGAACATACTGACGATAAAGATTTTGTCAAGTCG GCCATCACGCTAAATGATATTGGACAACGAACGACAGTCAAAAATTTTTCTGCAG ATTCTGCAAggcgtttcattttcaatctACAACCAATCTATTTACCGGACGATCGGAGAATATTTGGATGTCCACTGAACTATGTTGGTATCGGAGAATATCACtcaagaaatagaaattccgTTGAGTCAGTATTGTCTTTGGATTGA